One Verrucomicrobiota bacterium genomic window, CGCCAAGTTGTCCTTTGGCGACTCTCAGTTTTTGCAGACGTCGCCGTGCGTGATGTGGGCGAACAAAAGTTGCCAGCGACGGTTGCGCCAAAATTACGCGGGCGCAAAAGTTTGGCCGGTCCCGACCTTGGTCTGGCGCCCGTTCACCGCCAACAAGAGTGTATGCAACCGATCATAAAAGTGCGGTGGACGAGCACTGAAGGCGCAGTTGCAAAGCAGTTTCGCATATACTGTCTGCCAGAATTAGTTTCCCAGTTGCCCCTCAGCTCTTCCCTCTCCCCATCCGATGGGCAGAGGGTGATCGAAGACCGGGTGAGGGGTCCGTGTGTTTCCATTCGGAAATTTATTTTGGCAACCGCGTTAAGGCAAAGGAGACTGTATCTTGCCGTTGATTTTCAACGTAGGCGCGTGTTGGTCCAGGCCCGACCCCGACCATTGGCTCCAGCTCTCGATCGGAAACTGGCATCGTAGTCATAAGCTCACATTTCACACGTCACCAGCCTGGTTGGCCGGAAAGACCGAGGCCGGCGGGCGAACGCGGAAGTCCATTGTGACGATCCACGTGAGCATCAGTGCGAGCAACGTGAAGATTGTTTCATTGACGACACCGGCGCGCAGGGATCCGGGATGCAGCAACGCTTTAGCCCACGAGATCGGCACGGCCTTCCAGGTCAGCAGCAGGAACGACCACGCGCTCATGGAACGGGCGCCGCGCACGCGATGCACGATCAGGACACAGACCGCCACCGAACAGAGGAAGGCAAGCGTCCAGGCCACCATCGGCGTGCCGAACTGGTGTGCCGCCGAAAAATGCACGAGGTCCAAGGCGAACGCGATAAAGGTAATCGTGATGGCGATGTGCCAGGCGAACGAGGGCCAGCGAAGCGCGATCCAAAGCAGCACCGCGCCGAAGACCGAGTAGGTGATTCGAAACTGCAGCGTGGGAGCCAGCCCAAACAGACCAACGGCGAGAACCGCCACCCAGGTAAACTGGTGCCATCCATTGTTGGCTGGCGGCGGCGGTTCTGGCGGCCAGCCGGCGCGCAATGAATCACGATGAACCCAGGCGCACAGGCCGAGCGCCGTTCCAAGGCAGAATCCAAACACCATCTCCATCACTTTCCACCAATCGTACCAAGGCGGGCCGATGGGGAAGTTGTGCCCAAGTGACATGATGGCGCCACCCGCGCCGAACCCGAGACCACCCATGCCGCCCCAGAGCGCGAACCGACCGGGAATCCGCCCCACGCCGCGCCACGTGAGCCAGGCCAGCCACAGAAGCGCGGCCAGCAGCAGCCCCGCCCACACTTCTTCCCTCGGTTTGTTGACGGGGTCGGAGAAGTAAATCAGCTTCGGTGCGTTGATCTGCTTCCAGCCCGCGCACGTCCCGAGTGGCAGCAGCGTCAGGCCGATCGTGGCATCCCGGAGCGAAGGGCGTTTGTCGGCGAGCGCCAGGCCCAGAATGGCGCCGCCCAGCAATCCCCACACCGCCCCCTTCACGGAGAGACCGGCGAGTCCCCACCAGAAGGTTTCGAGGTTCAGGATGAATCCGACGGTCTGGCCGTAGGTCTCCTGTCCGCCGAATCCGATGCCAACCGCGCCCCAAGCGGCGATGAAGCCGCAACGAGAATCGTCGCGCTGCAACAAGAGGCAGATCGCCAGGGCGACCAGCGCCCCCGGAATCATCGCGCCGAACTCCCCGCCGCCGATAAAGCCGCGCAATCCCCAGCCGAGCGACATTGTCAGGGCCGGAAACAAAACGAACATTCGCAGGCCGGGCGCCGATTTCATAACGGGTGCGGCCATTTTTACCTGCGATACCCCAGCGCGGCGCCACCATCGGGACAAATCGCCTGGCCCGTCAGGAAGGCAGCTTCGTCCGACGCGAGGAAGGCGCAGACTTCGCCGATCTCCTCAATCGTCGCCATGCGGCCCAGCGGATGCCAACTGTCCACCTGCCGCAACGCTGCTGCCGTGTCGGATTGTGTGCTGGCCCACTCCTGCATCAACGGCGTCATCACCCCGGCCGGACAGACGGCGTTGACGCGGACGCCCTCCGGCGCCAGGTCCAGCGCGAGCGCGCGGGTGAGGCCGATCTGACCCGCCTTGGTGGCGACGTAACCCGGCGCCGCAGCTTGTCCAATGAGACCCACTTCGCTTGAGAGGTTGATGATGCTGCCGCGGGTCTTGCGCAAATGCACCACCGCAAATTTGCAACCCATGAAGGTGCTGGTCAGGTTCAGGCGCACCAATCTCTCGAAATCTTCCACGCTGGTCTGGTCGATGGTCAGGGCTGGCGGATGCCAGCCGGCGTTGTTGACGAGACAATTCAGTTGGCCAAAGCGGTCCACCGCGAATAGCACCGCCGCCGCCAGGTCCGCCTCGTTCGTGACGTCGCAACGGATGAACTCGGCGGCGTGCCCGGCGGAAGTGAGTTGCGCCGCCGCCGCTTTCCCGCCCGGTTCGTCGCGGTCGGCGATGACGACTCTGGCGCCGTGCTGGGCAAACACTTTGGCGCAGCCGAAACCGATTCCCTTGGCGCCGCCGGTGATGAGCGCAACCTTGTCTTTGAGTTTCATCCGGCTTCGTTCAGTTGAATAAATTTTACCGCGCTTGTTCCGTAGAAGAACTCCCGTTCCGCCGGGTTCGGATCACGTTCGGGCGCTTTCTGAGAGTCGCGGTCAACCCACATGGTTCATCCCGTATAGAGCAGTCAGCCTCTCCAAGCACGCAAAAAGACGCGCAATGAAGAAGCTTCGATTCCATTGGCTGCACCGAGCAACGTGCGGTCGGGATGCACGAAGGCGAAAAGAGGACGCCTCAACTCATTTCACACGCGTTGAACCAGACGATGCACTTCCCTCGGCCGCGTCGTTGTAGCAACGGCCACTCCAGTCGAAGTGACAGTCGAACCGCGCGTTCGCGAGCGTGAGTTGGGTTGGCAGCTCGGCCGACGCACCGGTCTTCTGGTCCGGCGGCGTGGCGCCCGGACTTTTGGCCTCCAGAATCAGGACCCAATCGTGATCGTGGCCGGTGGGAGGTTCGCAACGCCACTGTCCGGTCTCATCGGCGCGCACTTCTCCCAGCTCCTTCCGTTCGCCGGTTACAGGATCGAAATGCGCCGCCTTCCACGACGCACGCGTGCCGAGGTTGCGCACGAGGATTGGTTCGCTGCGCGGCACCCAGATGATGCGCACCCGGTCAGGGATGCCCGCCGCCTGCGGCACGTAGAGGTCCGCTTTGGACTGATTCGTGAACGCCGCCCATTCGGGATGCGGTGTGAATTGGTGCCACGGATACTGCGCCAACAATTTCTTGCCGAGCGACACTTGCCGTGAGCCGGCCAGGTTCATCGCCTCTTCCCAGGTGATTTTGCCGTAACCCACGCCATCTTTTTTGCCGTTCGGCGAGGGACCATGCGGTTGGCCGGGACGATTGCATTGCCAGATGCCATTCGCGCCATAGGTGTGGCCGGCGGCACCGTTCAACATGCAGACCCAGAACATGGCGCGCGGCCATTGGGCGGGGATTTTGTCCATCAACATTTCATAACTCGCTTCGCCGTTGATGACCGGCATGACGGGTTTGTCCGCGTAAGACTCGCGGATGGTGCGCACCGTAGGAGCCACGGCTTCGCGCTGACCGTGCGGCGTCTGGAGCATGTCGATGTCGAGTAGCGAAAGGTCGTCGATGGCGTTGCGCGAGCTGAGCCGACCGATGCCGGTGGGATGAATCGTGATGAGGCGGTGAAAGGGATCAATCCCACGGAGGTAGCGCGCGACCTCGGTCCAGCTTTTGACCTGCTGACGGTCATCGTAGGGAAAGCCCTTCCCCAGATAGTACGGCAGGTTTGCCTCGCCCGCCACGCACCACACGACCGGTAACGCGCCGTAACGCGCGACGAGGTAGCGCCAGTGTTGCTTCGCTTTCTCGACGCCCATCCACGGAATGAAGTAGCCCCAGGCGCCGACGATGCAGGGCGTGACCCCTTGCTCCACCAGATACTGCAACCGTTGATCCGCCGCATCGAAATATTCGGGGCGGATGCTGGAGTAGTTCGTCTGCCAGGGGAAACCGGCTTCGTTCGCGCCGCGCGGGTCGAAGGGCGGCATGTCCGGGTAAAGGCCGGCGACAATTTGAATCAGATTGAAACCTTTTGCTTTCCGGTCCGCCGTTAGTTGTTTGAATTCGTCCGGCCAATGCAGCCGGTGGCAAAGCCCCATCCACCACGTGTCGCCCAGCCAGAAAAACGGCGTGCCGTCCGCCTGCTCCAGATATCGGCGGTTGGCTGACACCTGGAGCGGGCCGTGCGTGAACAGCGGGTTTTGTCCCTTGTAGCGTTTCACTTCCACCTTGCCGGCGACGCCGTGAAGTCCTTTGTCCTCGGTCACCGAACATGCCGTGCGGAAACGATGCGTTCCCGGAACCGGCGACGCGTAGCGCACCTTCCAGACATTTGTGCCCGCCCAAAACGCCGGCACGCGCAGTTCCCGTCCTTTCGGATCATGAAAGATGGCGTCGAGCGTCACCTCGCTGAACGGATCGGCATAGGTCCGGTTGGCGGTGAACGTCAACTCGACCATGACATTCGCCTCGGTCTTCAAGGCGATATCCTTCGCGGTCGCCACAAGGGCCAATGCGGTCCAAAGGCACAACGCCAGGACCGGTTTGCACCACAACATTGGGATTAGATTTTTTTTCTGCATGGCAATGATTGATTTAACTCCTTTGATTGAACTTCAGCAACTATTTGAATTCACCAGATCCAAGGTCAATCGCTTGCGCCGCGATATTGTCTCGCTGCTTGGGTGGTTCACGGCGCAACGCGATCCTCATTGCAGCGGGCGATAAAGGCGCGCCCGGAATGGCTGCTCGCGCAACAGCACCGCCTGCAAAAAGCGGAAGCTGTCGGCCAGGTAACCCTCGTAGCCCGCCGGCTTGCCATCCCAAGTGGTCCAGTCAATTCCCTTGGGATAGCTGTCCGTCACGCCGTTTTGAAATCCGCCTTGCGCCTGCCGCCCCAGCATCGCGCGCAAGACTTTGTCGGCCTCGGCGCCCTCACCGACCACGTAGTGCGCCGCTAGAAAATGCAACACCTGCCCCGCCGTGATGCCGCCGTTCATGTAATAGCCAAACGTATCGGTCCCGTCCTCGCGCTTGGGTAAACCCAGCGCGTCCGGCAACAGATAATCTCCGCGCCGCACCGGCACCAGCATTGGCGGCACGCCCAGATCGAAGCGGGTGAACCCCACCGCCTCAATTTTCCTCCGCAGTCGCGCGAGTATTTCCCGGCCTTGCGCCGGCTCGACGAGTCCGTATTCGATGGCCAGTCCATTGATGATCGGCGAGGCGTAATCATGCAGTTCGCCGTCCTCGCTTTTCCACCACGCGAGCCAGCCGGTCTGCGGATTGAAGAGTGTTTTGAAGTAAGCGGCCTTGAGGCGGTCGGCGAGTTGCGTGTAGCGGGTCTGCTGCGCGCGCCGATTGAGTTTCGATTCCAGATCGGCCAGGCACCGCCACGCCCGGTAGATGAGCGCGTTGCTGTAACTGTCCTTGTGGCCGCA contains:
- a CDS encoding glucose 1-dehydrogenase, with protein sequence MKLKDKVALITGGAKGIGFGCAKVFAQHGARVVIADRDEPGGKAAAAQLTSAGHAAEFIRCDVTNEADLAAAVLFAVDRFGQLNCLVNNAGWHPPALTIDQTSVEDFERLVRLNLTSTFMGCKFAVVHLRKTRGSIINLSSEVGLIGQAAAPGYVATKAGQIGLTRALALDLAPEGVRVNAVCPAGVMTPLMQEWASTQSDTAAALRQVDSWHPLGRMATIEEIGEVCAFLASDEAAFLTGQAICPDGGAALGYRR
- a CDS encoding DUF4038 domain-containing protein, with the translated sequence MQKKNLIPMLWCKPVLALCLWTALALVATAKDIALKTEANVMVELTFTANRTYADPFSEVTLDAIFHDPKGRELRVPAFWAGTNVWKVRYASPVPGTHRFRTACSVTEDKGLHGVAGKVEVKRYKGQNPLFTHGPLQVSANRRYLEQADGTPFFWLGDTWWMGLCHRLHWPDEFKQLTADRKAKGFNLIQIVAGLYPDMPPFDPRGANEAGFPWQTNYSSIRPEYFDAADQRLQYLVEQGVTPCIVGAWGYFIPWMGVEKAKQHWRYLVARYGALPVVWCVAGEANLPYYLGKGFPYDDRQQVKSWTEVARYLRGIDPFHRLITIHPTGIGRLSSRNAIDDLSLLDIDMLQTPHGQREAVAPTVRTIRESYADKPVMPVINGEASYEMLMDKIPAQWPRAMFWVCMLNGAAGHTYGANGIWQCNRPGQPHGPSPNGKKDGVGYGKITWEEAMNLAGSRQVSLGKKLLAQYPWHQFTPHPEWAAFTNQSKADLYVPQAAGIPDRVRIIWVPRSEPILVRNLGTRASWKAAHFDPVTGERKELGEVRADETGQWRCEPPTGHDHDWVLILEAKSPGATPPDQKTGASAELPTQLTLANARFDCHFDWSGRCYNDAAEGSASSGSTRVK